From a region of the Pseudophaeobacter arcticus DSM 23566 genome:
- a CDS encoding DUF2493 domain-containing protein produces the protein MAYDTANTYETIELFGLTEKDAQLPIPEDHVLTDRIIRESFEALLGQLRNTGLEAEIEPLAHGLATILQRRKLALGKEVDRTADKIGALAKSHDGSEIAETAIEEAQARFVQLREIVGAIEVMSEAAAECYEIETGHAFIPAAGSRASVRAQETGAVFEARQLLEQHDRETAEKSKVAGVPLIVSGATDWTDVDVVFNTLDKVRERIKQNRNQEIFLCHKGGKHGAEMIAARWARARGVAQARFDPRWSAHGRAAPFKCNDEMLDDKFAATGVVLFGGNGVALNLGQKAEAKGLTVMRVADPAKKASQD, from the coding sequence ATGGCTTACGACACCGCAAACACCTACGAGACCATCGAGCTTTTCGGACTGACCGAGAAGGACGCACAGCTGCCGATCCCGGAGGATCACGTCCTGACCGACCGCATCATCCGCGAGAGCTTCGAGGCTTTGCTCGGGCAATTGCGCAACACCGGCCTCGAAGCGGAGATCGAACCGCTCGCGCACGGGCTCGCGACGATCCTGCAGCGCCGCAAGTTGGCGCTTGGCAAGGAGGTCGACCGCACCGCCGACAAGATCGGCGCCCTGGCAAAATCCCACGATGGATCGGAGATCGCCGAGACCGCCATTGAGGAGGCGCAGGCGCGCTTTGTGCAACTGCGCGAGATCGTCGGCGCCATCGAGGTGATGAGCGAGGCGGCGGCGGAATGCTACGAGATCGAGACCGGTCACGCCTTCATCCCGGCAGCCGGGTCGCGCGCAAGCGTCCGCGCGCAAGAGACCGGGGCGGTCTTCGAGGCACGGCAGCTCCTCGAGCAGCACGACCGCGAAACCGCCGAGAAGTCGAAAGTCGCGGGGGTTCCCCTGATCGTCTCAGGCGCTACCGACTGGACCGATGTCGATGTGGTCTTCAACACGCTCGACAAGGTTCGCGAACGGATCAAGCAGAACCGCAATCAGGAGATCTTCCTCTGCCACAAGGGTGGCAAGCACGGGGCGGAGATGATTGCGGCCCGGTGGGCCCGGGCACGCGGGGTAGCGCAGGCGCGCTTCGATCCGCGCTGGTCAGCGCATGGCCGGGCGGCACCGTTCAAATGCAACGACGAAATGCTCGACGACAAGTTCGCGGCGACGGGGGTTGTCCTCTTCGGCGGCAACGGGGTCGCGCTGAACCTCGGGCAGAAGGCGGAAGCGAAAGGTCTGACGGTCATGCGGGTTGCGGACCCGGCGAAGAAGGCGTCGCAGGATTGA
- a CDS encoding sensor histidine kinase, whose amino-acid sequence MLALGGVAFFERQNLVRELTIKSETLHRLASQRADQHDAHLTSLSAIFVAGGMERQDLLLDVAATIRRFYPRITSVNVVPYVPSQTAIETQPGLSLQARERVIELARRSTGALQIGPMPDLPDHYLLVKRTPNSDAARHGLALVIDARALIATDDPFWDTPSASLRLSTPDGQTALVGEVSSGETGFSKPLGSASQPLVFETSLTIGLSDLLPVETVVFVIALVTALFLLSAFGLKQRARTKDAEDRAKLSAQETRLAHASRVNAMGEMASGMAHELAQPLTAILSQAQAGRHLARRGEVARLGTVLDDTVSQAQRAANLLDRLRRWSKPNRAPSEACSVHEAAQSVKNLLALEAKTKGAGITLSLYDHPLFIDADPVELEQVVFNLMRNALDASDEAQVTIRTYVDGPSVILDVSDTGPGVSDDLRPRVFEPFVTGKPDGTGLGLALCQRLIEEMGGDIKLLDDTDQTTFRLSLPRSIKTVRP is encoded by the coding sequence CTGACGATCAAAAGTGAAACGCTGCATCGTCTGGCCTCACAGCGGGCTGATCAGCACGATGCGCATCTGACATCGTTGTCTGCAATTTTTGTGGCTGGTGGGATGGAGCGGCAGGACTTACTGTTAGACGTGGCCGCGACGATCAGGCGGTTTTACCCACGTATTACGTCGGTGAATGTTGTCCCATACGTTCCGTCCCAAACCGCCATAGAAACGCAGCCCGGTCTTTCGTTACAGGCGAGGGAACGCGTCATTGAATTGGCCCGCCGCTCGACCGGGGCTTTGCAAATTGGGCCAATGCCGGACCTGCCGGATCACTATCTGCTAGTGAAACGCACCCCTAATTCTGATGCGGCACGGCACGGTTTAGCGCTGGTGATTGACGCCCGCGCGCTGATTGCCACAGATGATCCGTTTTGGGACACGCCATCAGCTTCTTTGCGTCTGTCGACGCCTGATGGTCAAACGGCATTGGTCGGTGAGGTTTCATCGGGTGAGACTGGGTTTTCCAAACCGCTCGGCAGTGCGTCTCAGCCTTTGGTGTTTGAGACCTCTTTGACAATTGGGCTGTCTGACCTGTTGCCGGTCGAGACAGTGGTCTTTGTTATCGCACTGGTCACGGCCCTCTTTTTGCTGTCAGCCTTCGGTCTAAAGCAACGCGCGCGCACCAAAGATGCAGAAGACCGCGCCAAGCTGAGCGCGCAGGAAACGCGGCTAGCCCACGCCTCCCGCGTGAATGCAATGGGCGAAATGGCCAGCGGCATGGCGCATGAACTGGCGCAACCTCTGACCGCAATCCTGAGTCAAGCGCAGGCTGGCCGCCATTTGGCGCGGCGTGGTGAGGTCGCACGTCTTGGCACTGTGTTGGACGACACGGTATCCCAAGCACAGCGCGCGGCAAATCTCCTTGATCGCCTGCGAAGGTGGAGCAAACCGAACCGTGCCCCGTCTGAGGCCTGTTCCGTCCATGAAGCCGCGCAAAGCGTTAAAAATCTGTTGGCATTGGAGGCCAAGACGAAGGGGGCTGGCATTACCCTGTCGCTGTATGATCACCCACTTTTCATTGACGCCGATCCGGTCGAGTTGGAACAGGTTGTGTTTAATCTGATGCGCAACGCGCTTGATGCCTCGGACGAGGCACAGGTCACGATCCGCACGTATGTCGATGGCCCGTCGGTCATTTTGGATGTCAGCGATACCGGGCCGGGGGTGTCTGACGACCTTAGGCCTCGCGTCTTTGAGCCTTTCGTGACAGGCAAACCGGATGGAACGGGGCTTGGCCTTGCGCTGTGTCAAAGGCTGATTGAGGAAATGGGCGGTGATATCAAGCTGCTCGACGACACCGACCAGACCACGTTCCGTTTGTCCCTGCCGCGCTCAATCAAGACGGTGAGACCATGA
- a CDS encoding GlcG/HbpS family heme-binding protein translates to MIRSIALATALLTPAAAFAQDLPTAPYLPLDMATTATQAAVAACSAEGHNVSVAIVARSGETKVLLRADNAGPHTVGSSTGKAFTSASMGRDTAGLAGFIGGNPENGGLRDMDSRLVIQAGGLPIRIGGALVGGIGVGGAPSGAIDETCARAGLDAIGAE, encoded by the coding sequence ATGATCCGTTCCATCGCACTTGCCACAGCTCTGCTGACACCCGCTGCAGCCTTCGCCCAAGACCTGCCCACAGCTCCTTACTTGCCGCTCGATATGGCAACCACAGCAACACAGGCTGCCGTCGCTGCATGTTCTGCCGAAGGTCACAATGTCAGCGTCGCAATCGTTGCGCGCAGCGGCGAGACCAAAGTGCTATTGCGTGCCGACAACGCGGGCCCGCATACCGTTGGGTCCAGCACAGGCAAAGCGTTCACATCCGCCAGTATGGGCCGTGACACGGCAGGTCTTGCGGGGTTTATCGGTGGTAACCCTGAAAACGGTGGTCTGCGCGATATGGACAGCCGTCTGGTGATCCAGGCTGGCGGCCTGCCCATCCGGATCGGTGGCGCATTGGTCGGTGGCATCGGTGTCGGTGGCGCACCATCTGGCGCAATTGACGAGACATGTGCCCGCGCAGGTCTTGACGCAATCGGTGCTGAGTAA
- a CDS encoding response regulator transcription factor encodes MTNHVYLVDDDEAVRNALSLLLETVGLNVCSFASPEKFLSQVADLTPGCLILDIRMPAISGLKLQEKLTEKGVSWPTVIISGHGDIEACRRAFRNGAIDFLSKPVDEQNLIDAIQKGHAELEANQQALEERAEAVALVRNLSTREQQVLEMIAKGLTTKQIADALTLSPRTVESHRAAIAAKAGTSSAAELTRYWLDAQAD; translated from the coding sequence ATGACCAACCATGTTTACCTCGTTGATGATGATGAGGCTGTTCGCAACGCGCTGAGCCTTTTGTTGGAAACCGTCGGGCTGAATGTGTGCAGTTTTGCCTCGCCCGAGAAATTCCTGAGCCAAGTGGCAGACTTGACGCCGGGATGCCTGATCCTTGACATCAGGATGCCTGCTATTTCGGGGCTGAAACTGCAAGAAAAGCTAACCGAGAAAGGCGTGTCATGGCCCACCGTCATTATCAGCGGACACGGCGATATCGAGGCGTGCAGGCGCGCGTTTCGCAATGGGGCGATTGATTTTCTGAGCAAGCCCGTCGACGAACAAAACCTGATCGACGCAATCCAGAAGGGTCATGCAGAGCTGGAAGCTAACCAGCAGGCTTTGGAAGAACGCGCAGAAGCGGTGGCATTGGTGCGCAATCTGTCCACACGCGAACAACAGGTTCTTGAGATGATCGCAAAGGGTCTGACGACCAAGCAAATCGCTGACGCGCTGACCCTGTCACCCCGCACAGTTGAAAGTCACCGCGCGGCTATTGCGGCCAAAGCGGGCACGTCCTCGGCGGCGGAATTGACCCGTTATTGGTTGGATGCACAGGCAGACTAA
- a CDS encoding ankyrin repeat domain-containing protein: protein MFRFLLLALVIGSFGSAHAQTAPSASDIASYTGLHLAAHEGDVDVINRLIGAGADVDIRDRSQRTPAHVAAFASHDDALTALANGGADMNALENRVYDVLTIAAVANDPEMVSLAMELGNAPDLITSVYDGTALIAAAHLGHHDVVARLVDGGAPLDHINNLAWTALIEAVVLGDGGPDHIKALQILVDAGADKSIGDRDGVTPLQHATSRGYAEMVEILQ from the coding sequence ATGTTTCGTTTCCTGCTGCTCGCTTTGGTAATTGGTTCTTTTGGGTCTGCCCATGCGCAGACAGCCCCGTCAGCATCAGACATTGCGTCCTACACAGGTCTGCATCTTGCCGCCCACGAAGGCGACGTGGATGTAATTAACCGACTGATCGGAGCAGGTGCCGATGTGGACATCCGAGATCGATCCCAGCGCACGCCTGCTCATGTCGCGGCGTTCGCATCACACGATGACGCGCTGACGGCACTTGCAAACGGAGGCGCGGATATGAATGCGCTGGAAAACCGCGTCTATGACGTGCTGACCATCGCCGCTGTCGCGAACGATCCTGAAATGGTGTCACTTGCAATGGAACTCGGGAACGCCCCTGACCTGATCACCAGTGTCTACGACGGGACAGCCCTTATCGCGGCCGCCCACCTCGGGCATCACGACGTTGTTGCACGTTTGGTGGATGGCGGCGCACCACTGGATCATATCAACAATCTGGCGTGGACGGCTTTGATAGAGGCTGTCGTTTTAGGAGACGGCGGCCCAGATCATATCAAGGCGTTGCAAATCCTCGTTGATGCAGGAGCAGATAAATCCATCGGTGATCGCGATGGCGTCACACCGCTGCAACACGCCACGTCGCGCGGCTACGCCGAAATGGTCGAAATCCTGCAATAG
- a CDS encoding type II toxin-antitoxin system RelE/ParE family toxin, translating to MRFIRHPFFERDLIGIVDHIVDVTDGDLAAASRRLDEIDALIQNIAANPKSGARLSGKLDGWLVRHGGTGQRLTIVFKPHVDAAQIYLALVAFGGRDWMRLASARQVFTD from the coding sequence ATGCGATTTATCAGGCATCCGTTCTTCGAACGGGACCTTATCGGTATCGTTGATCATATTGTCGACGTGACTGACGGTGACCTTGCAGCGGCGAGCCGTCGACTAGATGAAATCGATGCCCTTATCCAGAACATTGCCGCAAACCCAAAATCTGGTGCTCGCCTCAGCGGCAAGTTGGACGGATGGCTGGTGCGCCATGGCGGCACCGGTCAGCGACTGACCATCGTATTCAAACCGCATGTAGACGCCGCACAGATATATCTCGCTCTTGTCGCGTTCGGCGGCCGGGATTGGATGAGACTGGCGTCAGCGAGACAGGTCTTCACTGACTAG